From a region of the Arachis ipaensis cultivar K30076 chromosome B09, Araip1.1, whole genome shotgun sequence genome:
- the LOC110266897 gene encoding uncharacterized protein LOC110266897, which produces MNNCVDLVEKITPWRESWKVHVKVVKLWYHKNPALDPSQNLLHMVLMDEKLHKIQATIRDQLISKFVVSLNERDVYLMTHFTVVPNTGLNRVTKHRFRLLFQYNTSIVSVVSPRIPHSGLCFASIDEIDQMTKDHNFLIDFVGIITGVRKERDVASYGKLVKAVVLEVFTDG; this is translated from the exons ATGAATAACTGTGTTGATCTAGTGGAGAAAATCACTCCGTGGAGAGAATCATGGAAAGTGCATGTTAAAGTTGTGAAGTTGTGGTACCACAAGAATCCTGCTTTGGATCCTTCTCAAAATCTGTTGCATATGGTCTTAATGGATGAGAAG TTACACAAGATCCAGGCCACCATTAGAGATCAGCTTATATCAAAATTTGTCGTGTCTCTAAATGAAAGGGATGTGTACTTGATGACCCATTTTACAGTTGTACCGAACACTGGTTTGAACAGAGTGACAAAACATCGGTTCAGACTTTTGTTCCAATACAACACCTCTATTGTTTCTGTGGTATCTCCAAGGATACCTCATTCCGGTCTGTGTTTTGCATCAATAGATGAAATTGATCAAATGACAAAGGACCATAATTTCCTCATTG ACTTTGTTGGGATCATTACTGGTGTTCGAAAAGAAAGAGATGTGGCATCATATGGGAAGCTGGTCAAAGCAGTGGTGCTAGAAGTCTTTACTGATGGGTAA
- the LOC107615768 gene encoding uncharacterized protein LOC107615768: MDDIDQSEIYDPSINSFSQVGFVIDHPLFLQSEIQGCLDVGDPNYECSICGAYFWLLKRVERDSTINCPVFTVCCSKGKIQLPYLRKPPDLLYNLINGHDRKSLYFQKIFDLITNYHRIGNLLPDPGQKPKFAQLYIYDTQHEIMHRQGIFRQTSEIDRELITELLEMIDTHNVIAQSFRRVREFYQCHSSEIFSLKLFSHRKVDRRTYNTPSCDKVVALIVGDFDSSDHGRDIIIRSTAGQLQHIYETHALYWPLQYPLLFSYGEDGYQLNIPYRGKVGGYVPRKKTRRLYEIRMKQSTIRGEVLQGIEEATRRGDDEASSIGRRVILPSSFTGGRRYMFNHCQDAMAICKHFGYPDLFITITCNPNWPEFQRFTEQERISIADRPDISCRVFYAKLKCLLSNLKDGMYTIEFQKRGLPHAHMLLWLNGESNLQSVEIIDEFICAELPNPLKFLAFYNVVTKYMIHGPCGRLRPSSPCMKDVNINDVDIDNRFVVPYNPLLLMKYQAHINLEFCNKSNVIKYLFKYINNGPNRVTATVGETYHVGESSQVVDEFRYLSLFESMWRIFAYDIHHRWPSVQRLTFHLSNQQHVVFDDADITTHVYLRNKDLLTMFTSWMMANRRFPDGRSLTYVEYPGKFVYCSNSREWKPRQRGFSIGRLSFAHPSSGELFYMQMLLNVQRGCTSFRSIRTVNGIDGKEYISAIKEVADVASAAQLRWLFVMLLLSGSMGRPLSVWEQTWAYLSNDILYRRRHELQYLDLTMSQDKLQTFCLLEIEKLLQSNGKSLRNYVGMPVPNNSLVSQFSNLMLLRELQFDIVSLTREHDTNVLKLNEEQRVVYDKIIDCISNKRHGFFFVYGFGGTGKTFLYRVLLARLRSEKRIVINVASSGIASLLLPGGKTAHSMLNIPVELTEDTVCRIKKDSAKAEVVRLADLIIWDEAPMTNKLAFKVLDRTLRDIMVSVSDRNKYLPFGGKVVILGGDFRQVLPVIPKGSRAEIVMASINSSVLWKYCEVLCLTKNMRLTMGLEQSTPQELRSFLDWILQVSEDRCGTVVNDKLFVDIPSDLIIPVLENPVEDIVNTIYPNLVQNFCDPSFFQDMAILAPTVDNVEEINNYIVDLLPAEEKNYLSADSICGSDVYYDVGVDWINVEFLNQIRCSGLPNHSLKLKIGVPIILLRNIDPAGVKDFPIESQIEDLQPINQVSGFYLIYFLSDDVIGRIFPAK; encoded by the exons atggaTGATATAGACCAATCAGAAATATATGATCCTTCGATAAATTCATTCAGTCAAGTTGGTTTTGTTATTGATCATCCTCTGTTCTTGCAAAGTGAGATACAAG GTTGTCTTGATGTTGGTGATCCTAACTATGAATGTTCAATCTGTGGGGCGTATTTTTGGTTATTGAAACGTGTTGAAAGAGACTCTACAATTAATTGTCCTGTTTTTACTGTTTGTTGCTCAAAAGGAAAAATTCAGTTACCTTATCTTCGAAAGCCCCCAGATCTGCTATATAATTTGATTAATGGACATGATAGGAAGAGTttgtattttcaaaaaatattcgaTCTTATAACA AATTATCATCGGATTGGAAATTTGCTCCCAGATCCTGGTCAGAAGCCTAAATTTGCGCAATTATATATATACGACACTCAGCATGAGATAATGCATAGGCAGGGAATCTTTCG GCAAACATCTGAGATAGATCGAGAATTGATAACTGAGTTGTTGGAAATGATCGATACTCATAACGTCATAGCACAGTCATTTCGAAGAGTCAGAGAATTTTATCAGTGTCATTCATCCGAgatcttctctttgaagttgttTTCACATAGGAAGGTTGATCGAAGAACTTACAATACTCCCTCTTGTGACAAAGTTGTTGCATTGATTGTTGGAGATTTTGATTCGTCGGATCATGGTCGCGACATTATTATTCGATCTACTGCTGGTCAGTTGCAGCATATTTATGAAACTCATGCTCTGTATTGGCCCTTACAGTATCCGTTGTTGTTTTCATATGGCGAGGATGGTTACCAGTTGAATATTCCTTATCGTGGTAAAGTTGGGGGATATGTCCCTAGAAAGAAAACAAGG AGGTTGTATGAGATTAGAATGAAGCAGAGTACAATTAGAGGAGAAGTGCTTCAAGGAATAGAAGAGGCTACGCGTCGTGGTGATGACGAAGCTTCTTCAATTGGGAGGCGAGTCATCTTGCCTTCTTCCTTCACTGGTGGTAGGCGTTATATGTTTAATCATTGTCAGGATGCGATGGCAATCTGTAAACATTTTGGCTATCCAGATTTATTCATTACTATTACGTGTAATCCAAATTGGCCTGAATTTCAGCGATTCACAGAGCAAGAGCGAATTTCCATCGCTGATCGTCCTGATATCTCTTGCCGTGTTTTTTATGCTAAGTTGAAATGCCTGCTAAGCAATCTCAAGGACG GTATGTATACTATTGAGTTCCAAAAAAGAGGTCTACCACATGCACACATGTTACTATGGCTTAACGGGGAAAGCAACTTACAAAGTGTTGAAATTATTGATGAATTTATCTGTGCCGAGCTACCCAATCCTCTCAAATTTCTAGCCTTTTATAATGTCGTCACCAAGTACATGATCCATGGTCCCTGCGGTCGACTTAGACCGAGTTCTCCTTGCATGAAAGATG TGAATATCAACGACGTTGATATTGACAACAGATTTGTTGTGCCTTATAATCCACTGCTGTTAATGAAATATCAAGCTCACATAAATCTTGAGTTTTGTAACAAGTCAAACGTCATCAAGTATCTTTTTAAGTATATCAATAACGGTCCGAATCGGGTGACTGCAACTGTTGGAGAAACATATCATGTTGGTGAATCTTCTCAGGTGGTTGATGAGTTTCGTTATTTATCACTGTTTGAATCCATGTGGAGAATTTTTGCTTATGATATTCATCATAGATGGCCGTCAGTACAGAGGTTGACTTTTCATTTGTCGAACCAGCAACATGTTGTATTCGATGATGCTGATATCACTACTCATGTTTATTTGCGCAACAAAGATTTGCTGACAATGTTTACGAGTTGGATGATGGCCAACAGGCGGTTCCCGGATGGGCGGTCTTTAACATATGTTGAATATCCGGGAAAATTTGTCTATTGTTCGAACAGTAGGGAGTGGAAGCCGAGACAGAGGGGATTCTCAATTGGAAGATTGAGTTTTGCTCATCCGTCATCTGGTGAACTTTTCTATATGCAGATGCTTTTGAATGTGCAGAGAGGTTGTACCAGTTTTCGGAGTATAAGAACCGTGAATGGT ATAGATGGTAAGGAGTATATTTCTGCTATTAAGGAAGTCGCCGATGTAGCGTCCGCTGCACAGCTAAGGTGGCTTTTTGTGATGTTGTTGCTATCTGGTTCCATGGGAAGGCCTCTGTCAGTTTGGGAACAAACTTGGGCTTATTTGTCTAATGATATTCTTTATCGCAGAAGGCATGAGCTGCAATATCTTG ATCTAACGATGAGTCAGGACAAGTTGCAAACATTTTGTTTGTTGGAGATTGAAAAACTATTGCAGAGTAATGGAAAATCATTGAGAAATTATGTTGGCATGCCGGTTCCTAATAACTCTTTAGTGTCTCAATTTAGCAACTTGATGCTGCTGCGTGAGTTGCAGTTTGACATTGTTTCTTTGACTCGTGAGCATGATACAAATGTCTTAAAGTTAAATGAAGAACAGAGGGTGGTCTACGATAAAATTATTGATTGCATTTCGAATAAGAGGCACGGATTCTTTTTTGTGTATGGGTTTGGTGGCACTGGAAAAACTTTTTTATACAGGGTTTTGTTGGCTAGATTGCGATCTGAGAAAAGGATTGTTATAAACGTTGCTTCTAGTGGAATTGCTTCTCTGTTGTTACCTGGTGGTAAGACGGCGCATTCTATGTTGAATATTCCTGTTGAGCTGACTGAAGATACTGTTTGTCGGATTAAGAAGGATAGTGCAAAAGCTGAGGTAGTCCGATTGGCCGATTTGATTATTTGGGATGAGGCACCGATGACTAACAAGTTGGCATTTAAAGTGCTCGATAGGACGTTACGTGATATAATGGTTTCGGTCTCTGATAGGAATAAATATTTACCTTTTGGTGGGAAGGTGGTCATTCTCGGTGGTGATTTCAGGCAGGTCTTGCCAGTTATTCCAAAAGGTTCTCGTGCTGAGATTGTGATGGCTTCGATAAATTCTTCTGTCCTCTGGAAATATTGTGAAGTTTTGTGTCTGACGAAAAATATGAGGTTAACAATGGGATTGGAACAATCAACTCCTCAGGAGTTAAGGTCATTTTTAGATTGGATACTTCAAGTCAGTGAAGATCGATGTGGAACAGTGGTCAATGATAAACTTTTTGTTGATATTCCTTCTGATCTAATAATTCCTGTCTTGGAGAATCCAGTGGAAGATATTGTAAATACAATCTATCCGAATTTGGTTCAGAATTTTTGTGATCCAAGTTTTTTCCAGGATATGGCAATTTTGGCTCCGACTGTCGACAATGTTGAAGAGATAAACAATTATATAGTTGACTTGTTGCCCGCGGAGGAGAAAAATTATCTCAGTGCTGATTCGATATGTGGTAGTGATGTCTATTATGATGTTGGTGTTGATTGGATAAATGTTGAATTCTTGAATCAGATTAGGTGTTCTGGTCTACCTAATCATTCGTTGAAGTTGAAAATAGGCGTGCCTATTATTTTGTTGAGGAATATTGATCCAGCTGGG GTTAAGGATTTTCCCATAGAGTCTCAAATAGAAGATTTGCAACCAATCAATCAG GTCTCGGGTTTCTACCTAATCTACTTCCTCAGCGATGACGTGATTGGCAGAATTTTTCCAGCAAAGTGA